CTAAGGGCGTCAGCTCGATGGCGTAGCTCTTCATAGATTTCTTTCTGCTCGTCGCTCATATCGACGTAGCTGGTGGCCGTGTCTAAATCCGGGATATGAACATCACTTGCGACGTCTTGAATATTTTTGCTTGTGACATATCGACCGAAAACAGAACGTAGGGCTTGTAAGTTCTGGAAGCCTAAAAGTGCTTCCTTGGTTTCAACTGAGCCAGACAACTTGGTAACTGCAGTTTCGCCGGTGCGACCGAATAAGCGAATGAAATCATCAGAATCTACAATGCCCATTTTTGCGAATACGTCAGGCGGCAAGATCTGATTAAGCATGTTGAATGCATCAACAGGGCTGTTAACGGTTGGTGTGGCCGTTAGCATATATACGCCTTTACCATCATTTCTCGACTTAATGTGGTTGTTCTTGATCTGCATGTCGAGAGCGCGATCGGCTTGAGCAGCATTAGGTAGGAATGCTAGACGGTTGCCATATCCACCACCTTTGTAGCTATTTCGGAAATCATGAGCCTCATCAACCATGACATTATCGAAAAGCAGATCTTCAAAGTAGGGCAGTGTTTCATTCTTCTTGGTGCCATCGTCAGCGTGCTTGGCTTTGAACTTGGCATTTTTCTCAGCTTCTCGATGGTTCGTAGCAATTTTTACGTATTTATTGCTCTTGGCCACCAATCCCGCATCAACCATATCCATTACATTTTCAGAGATTGTTGAGTCTTTTAATGGGATGCGGTTGTAGACGTCTTTTGTCATGACAACGACGCGAGCATTGGATTGAGTTAAATCGTGCAGCTGTTTAGCAATCTTTTTCCCGTTAGTGTCAACTTTTAGCTTGGCTCTCAGTATTGGGTTGCCTTGCTTGTCGAGCTTCTTATTGCCGTCATCGTCTAGCTCTGCTTCACGTAGAATCTTGCCGTTTTCATCTTTTTCTACGTCAAGGCCAATGAACACCTTGTCGCCCAAGTTCTCTTCACCAAAGAACAGATCGGACTCATAAAACCAGTTCTCTAGGACAGACTTAGGCACCACGATAGCAACACGACTCGCTTTTTTAGTTTGCAAGTTATGCGCTATTAGGCCGAGGCCGGTCAGTGTTTTACCTAACCCAGTACCAAGCGCTAAGATCCCGTTTCCATCGGCACTGTGTTTGCGAATGGTTGTATTTTGGTAAGGCATTAACTCAACAGCACCGGAAACACCTTCCAGGTTTAACGCTGTATCATCATGTTCTGGCTCTATCCATGAGTTGAACTTGTTGTTGTAGTCATTTTCTAGGCTATCGGCATGTTCGCTGGTTGCTGCCCACGCTGAAAATTCTTTATCTAAATTGCGGATTCTTTCACGAACTACCGCCTTGCCGGCATTGTCAGCACCACCACGAACAGCGCCAGTATTGAGATAAGACTCAATTTGCCGTTCAAAGCTTTCATCTTCTTTATTGATCTTCTTGCCGTCTCGCCACCGGTACCCAGTAAACGTCGTACCTTGATCTGATACTTCAAAATCTTCGAATCCATCCTCATCGGTAGTAAAGCTACCTAGCTGGAAGTGCGCATATCCTTGATCGTGTAGGAACTCCAGTAAAACGTGTCTAGGTATCCACTTGTCAGTGAGTTTCATGTGGACCTTGTTAAGCGATATCGTTTTACGCTTTTTCTCAATCAGGTCCATTTGACGTTGAATATTCGCTTTTACTGCTTCGCTCTCTGTTGCTGAAAGCATGTCAGTAAGTAGCTTAATCTTTGAAGTAATATGACCGCTGGTGGCGTGATGAATGGCAGAAATGGTCCCATCGTTATTGACCGCCACACCTTCCATTGCGGCTAATTGGTCGAGTAGGGCATCATCATCTAAATCATTGAGTGGGCTCTTGTAGTATGCGCGAATGTCTTCAATAGTGACCGATGTCTTAGCCAGCTCGCGAGAACAGAAGTGAAGCACATCGCCAATATCGGCATTGTTGTACTGTCTGGTAGCTTCTACGCGTAGTGAGCCTTTGAGTAAGTCTGAAACTTTGCCGTTTTTGTCGATCGACGAACGATAGGAGTGCCAATCTGATAGCAATGATGCATCCACGCCATCGATGCCAGAGACGCGAGAGCCAAACTTAGCCTTGAGATCGATAATGTCCTCGGCCAGCTGCTTTCTAAACTGTTCGGTCTGAAAATCTTCATTCTCATCACCTGCAGCTACCATGGACGAGAGTGTTTTTATTCGCTTGCCGGCGATGATCCCTTGGAATGCATGGTCTCGATACTGAGGCTTAACTTTTTCAACTTCCCTAATAAGCTTTTTAAATTGAGGTTCGCATAAATATGAGTAGTCTTCGCTGAGTTTAAGTGCCTGGCTAACGGTAAGAGTGCTCATTGAATGGTATGAACCAGTTAACGCTCGTACTTCACTTGTATGTTCAGCGCCATAGGTTGCCTTATCTACTTTGCCAGTTTTGGCGGCATCAGGAAAAGCTACCCATTCGCCATTTTCCATAATCATTTGCTTGCCGTTATGGATTCGAGTGTCACCTTCGCCGTACTTATCACTCACAGGTTCCACGGTATCAAGCTCATCCCAAGCAATACGAGTATCAAATTTGTGAGAAATCGCTTTTGCTATTTGTTCATTGCTTCTATTGCCGCGATCAACAATCTTACGAGCAAAGCGACCGGTACCTTGCACCGATTGTTCGCCATTGATGAAGCGTTTACCGTCACGGTCAAACCACTTGCCATCTATCCAGGTATCCCAAAGAACGCTTGAAGACTTCAATAAATCCGCGCCGGCGTTATCAATTTTGTCTTTTGCTTCTTCGGTATGCTTACGCCAGATAACAAAGTCAGTCACAACACTGGTATCGGCAAAGGTACCCGTTGGCAGTCGGTGAGCACCCAAGAACTCCGCTTTCATCGAGAGCGATAAACGCCATTTACGCAGTGACTTTTTATCGACGATTCGAGTTGGAAGCACCAAAGCAATCAATCCACCAGCTTTTGCCTTGTCGATAGAGCGGGTAACAAAATACTGATCAGCATCTTTGATGGACTTGTACTCGCTATCTTTCATTGCACTTTCGCCGCGAGCGCCGTAGGGCGGGTTGCCAATTACCAGGTCAAAACCCTCAATGTCGGGATCTGAGGCCACCTGTTCAAAACCACTATTGATAACGTGATCGTCTGGGTGAAGAATTTGGTTGATGGCAGAGCTTGTTTTGTCCATTTCAATAGAAGTAACCAGGGTGCCTTTTGGTTTTGTCTCACTGAATACCCCAACGCCAGCTGCAGGTTCCAATACAGAGCCGTTTTCAAAGCCGTAGGCAGATAATGCATCCCACGTCGCCTGGGCCACCCATTTTGGTGTGTAATATTCATTGGTTGAACCGCCAATGCCTCCCCAGCCGGTGTAGTTTCTGAGCATTAGTCGCTCTTCATCACTAATTTTTGAGTAGTCGCCATCGACTCGTTTTAAGATGTGTACCGCTAAATCATTCGCTTTAACGCGAGTTTTCCCTTTTCTTGTATCGCTGATATCAAGCACCAGGAAGCGCTCGAACAGAGCCACTAGCTCGGAAAAGCTGGCTGCTTTCCTTATGTCATTTTTGAAGTTAATTCCCATTGTGATTCCCTGATGAACCTAAAAAAAAGGTAAAAAAAAAGCCGAGCTGAATGCCCGACTTTTTGCTTACCCCCACCTAGAAAAACGCCACTTGTTAAATGAAAAAAGTTTTTATAGGACCGGCCTAGTATTCCTAACAGCAAGAGCTTAAACAAGGGTAAAAATTAACTGAATATGTGTGTAACGCTGGCCTGCACTGGTTGTTCCCGTATTATCAAACCACCCCTACAGATACAAAAACGTCTTAATTTTGAGGTTGAAATGGCTAAGCGGTCAAAGAACGACAAGATGAGTTTTGGCTCAGTCCTAAAGGTAGCGTTTCCGTTTTACAGTCCTGATGATGACAAAGAGAACAGCACCACTTATGAAAGTGGAGCTGGCTATACTGGCTCAGCTTTTCATGAAAGGGAGAAGTACACTCCAGATGCTAACAGCTCGCTTGTCACTAATGGCCGAAGCAATACCGACAGGCTTTACATGCGTAAGCTGCCTAACGATAGGTTTTTACGTTATGACGTCTACAAAGAGATGGAAGATGACAGCACGATGTCTGCTGCGCTTGATGTCCATTTATCCAATGCGTTATCGGTACCCTCGACAGGGGGAATGTCGGTATACCTAAAGCCTAAAGACGACAAATTCAATGAATACGTTGCTCAACTCAATAGAGAACTCATTACGCCCATAAATGCCAACTTGATGAACTGGTGTTACACCATGGCAGTGTATGGCGTTAACTACGTGAGGCCGTATGTCGAAAAAGGCAAAGGTATTACGCATTTAGAGGCAAACTATTACACATTGCCCAATCAGATTAGAGAGTATGAGAGAAGTGGCCAGCTGTGTGGGTTTACTTCTGAGCAATTAAAAACACGTAGGAACGGCGATCAAGTTCGACTTGCTGAGCCCTGGGCCTTAATTCCGTTAAAAATGCCGGTTTGGCGTCCCGATATGGATATAGAGCCGATCAACTACACTGGTGAAACGTACTCTCTTTATTCCGATGCTCACACTAGAAAGCCAATAGAAACTCAAAACTATGGCACATCGATGCTGCACACAAGTTTTGAGTCCTGGTCGATGCTTCGACAAGCCATAGCTTCATTAGGCTCCAGTCGTGTGAATGCTGCAATGATTGACCGACTAATCACGGCGAACACTGACGGCCTTGACGCTGCCAGGGCTGCAGAGTACATCAACTTAATCGCTGAGCAATTGAAAAAAGACAGGCAAGAGGTTGTCACTAAGTCTCAAAAAACCGGTGTTTTGCCTACAGTGATGAATACGTTAGTTCCCGTTTTAGGTGGCTCTAAAGGTGGATTGCAAATCGAAACGTTCTCTACGGACCCAAATATCAACCACATTGAAGACATCATGTTTCATCTAAAGCGAATGGCTGGTGCTTTAGGTGTTGATAGTTCATTGCTTGGTTTTGGCGATCTGTTAAGTGGTGGCCTGGGTGATGGTGGCTTTTTTAGAACTTCGATACAAGCAGCACTAAGAGCGAATCATATTCGTAGTGCCTGCGTTGCTTTTATCAAAAGGGCAATCGATATCCATACTATTTTCCGTGATGGGAAAGTGTGGCATGACGAGGATGCGCCATTCGAGATTCGCTTTAACTCACTTAATACAGCGATACAGCAAGAAGAAGCCGCCGCTCAAGAGTCCAATGTTAACTACGCAACCACTTTGGCTACCGTTTTAGATCTCATTGAAAACTCACCAATCAATAAGAGTGAAACGTTAAAAACGCACTTGTATACCTCAGTTTTAGAGATGGAGCCTGATTTAGCTAAGAAGGTAATAGGGGAGCTTGCCAAAAAAGTAGCGGACGATAAGGGCATGATGGAGTCTTTAGGGATGGATACCCCAGAGGATGCAGAGCGCTACGTTCGTGACGTAGTTTTAGATTTACTAACAGACCTAAGAGAATAAACCAGTGGAAAGAAAAATACTTCGAAAGGTAAAGGACCGATTCAATCTATTTAATGACGGTCGTAAACTCAACAGTAACAAGCGTAAATACGTTATCAAAGCGGTGCAGTCTATGATTGAAGCTGCGCAAACCAATGAATTGTTAAGGCTTGGCGAGGCTTATGGTTACTATGGCCACCAGCCCAGGCAGCGAGCGAACAAGTTAAGTATTGGCGAAACCGAAGTGATTAATATCAAAGGTCGTCCAGTAGTTGTTGAAAATGTCCCTTCAAACTGCACAACGTCGTTGAGCTGCAGTGATGATGGCATTGTGACTCACGAACAAGACATATTCGATACGCCAACGGGGCGAATTATCGATTCTTTGATTAAATCAGGGGTAGGGGGTTGGTCCTGGGCTACGAGTGGTCGCGATGGTAGTTCAGCTGGTGGTGAGTGCATCACGAACAACTATTACGGGATGGACTACGTACTCCAGCCGAATTATCTGTCACTCGATCACCCTCAAATGATGATGGAAAGCACCCAGCAACACGATAAGTTACTCGAATCACTGGCGTCCAATGGGTTCGACGATGACAGTGCAGATAACATTATCAAGTCATTTAGTCGTCAAACTGCTAATCCAGAGCGCATAGCAGAGCTGGAAACGGAAACCATGTATCTAGAAGGTGTGAACGCTTCACTAGAAGAGGAAGTTAAGGCACTGAAACGAGGCAAGGATATGCTGCTAGAGGCCGTAGAAAGCTTGCCTTTTTACTTAACTACCGAGCAGAAAGATGCCATAAGCAATTTGTCATCAGAGCGAGATCTTAAGGTTATCTCGATGATGTTCGAGTCGGTTGGAGATAAAAAGCTTAAGACGTTTGAGCCGGCTAATGCTACCGTTTCAGCCACAGGCGAGAAGATGAAGCATGAGATAAATTACTCAGGTACACGTCGACGCTTTAGCTAATTGTGAACTGGCCCAAAATATAAGATCCATTTTGGGCCTGAATCGCAATATAAAGATCCAATAAAAACGGTTCTTTGTGCCTATTTTTACGCAAAAACCGGTGCTACCTGGTCAATGATTTATGTACTAATTAGGACTTATCATTCCTCATTTTTCGGACAAATAGCCTTCAAAAAAATCTTATTACGTCTATAGCGCAATGGTCGCCAATCCCAGCCGCAAATCGAAACGGCATCATATACACCCACAATGTAGCTACACGCACGAACAATATTTACTCCAGCTTCAAAGTTCGCCTTCTCATCAACAATGAGAGTCAGTGCGCCATTACTCTTTTGCTGGTGGATTCGGAAGTAACACCCAGACAAAGTTATTAACAGCTCGCTAGGAACGACAGGGGCGTTTTTCGCTGGTGCCTGTTTGCGTCGCCTGGCTTGTAATACCTCGTTTGCTTTCTGTTGCAGCTCTGAAACTATCGATTCTTTTGATTTCATTTGTTCACACTCTTACCCACAAAATATTTGGTGTTAGGAATAGTACAGAAGTAAAAAAAGACTAATCAAGAGCAAAAAACGCAGAGGGTGGAATGTGCTCAGTTTTTATTCGTTAGGAATTCATTACTAGCAAATGCTTGAAGATCATGTGGCGAATGATCAATAATGGCGCCAGCCGCAGGGATAAAAAAAGGCCGAACACCGAAATGTTCAGCCTTTCTCCAAAATCTTCACGGAAGTTGGCGCTTCCGTGATGTGGTTAGAAAACTAACCTGCGCTGCAACAAAGGGTATCAACAAAAGTGGTACCAAAAAACCGACTAAGTTTTTGAACAATGTAAGACAGCAAGCCCGTCAATTATAGCAACGGGCGCTGTTCGTGGCAATATAGAGACGGAATTTACATGAATCTCAATGAAATGAGCTATGTAGAGCTAAACCCTGATTTCATCAACAGTGGGTTTAGGACTCAAGCGAAAAATATCACTCTCACGCTCCCAGCGAACATGCGCAAAGTAGCATGCATGATGCAATCTATCTCTCAGCACATACTCAAGTACGGTGCGACTTGCTTTGCGTCATCACATCGCCTTTTATCTATCTACAACAAACATGCCTCAAACTTTGGCGTGAAGCTCATCAAAGAGCGCACTTTGTATAACATTCTCAATCACGTCCAATCGCTCAAGTTAATTAGCCGTACCACAAGAGGAAATCAGGCAACTGGTCAAACACTTAGAGACGTAACGATCCAGGTGAGCGAGTTAAAAAATGTCTTCTCTGGTGTGTATAACTACGCTTTGAGCTGCGCTAAAAAACGTATTAATCGCCAAAACTTGCAGTCGGGGCGGTCCTCAGTGAATAAGTGCTCTAATCCCAGCAATAACAAGGGCCAAGAGGCTGAGACAGATCAAAAAATTTGCAGTAGAAGATCAAATGATCTCTCTAGAGAGAGAAAGAATATAACTAATAAGGGAATCCCATCATTCTCTTTTTATAAGAAATTCTTTAAGCAAGATGCTGAAACAGTTCAATCTCTGCAGCAAGCAGCCAGGAACGGCAATATCTCTGGTTCGGGTGCCAAGCTGCTTATTGGCCTGCATAACAAGTGGGGCTATGAGTTAAAGAAATCTTTCCGTAAGTACCTTGGCTATGTCATTAAAACGGACGCAGAGACTAAGCCAGACGTCCTGGAGCCGAGTTGGACCAATATGGCATGGTTAGAGGCCCGTATTGCCGAAGAAGAGCAGGAGGACGCTCTAGGCGACGCTGTGATAGCGGGTGAGGCTGAATACTACCGCGATCATATGGGAAGAATCCAAGTTCGCTATGTGACGCCGTAGAGGGCTATAAAGCTCTTTCGTTTGCTGGTGCGCCCTGTATTGGGGTAATAACATGTTGCACGTTAGGATTGTCTGTATATAGCAATTGAGCGGGTAGGTTCGATGTCGATAGCCATAAAAAAAGCCACCCGAAGGCGGCTTTCTAGTTCCCAGAATTCTTTATTTTAGTGATAACGTTCTGTCTGTTAGCGTGAATAGGCTATCGGATAGCTCCTTAATCAGTACGTCGACTTTCATTCTCAGTCTTGATGCGATTGCATCAACGTCGTTATTGCCTTTTTTCACTTCAACCATCACTGAGTAGTCAATCATTCTCTCTACTTTGGCAGTGTGCGCACGTACATTTGCTTGAATCTTTGCGTGTCTTTCTTTTGCTGTCATTTCCATTATTCGTTCCTCATATGAAACCAGTTTGTTTGCAGGGGTTAAGTTAAGGCAAAATCCTATGACATTCAAGGGTTTTATTTTCCTAACGTTTAATTTATTATGTGTATCACACAAAAGGCGTTAGGAATGGAATGAATGGAAGATGAACTATCAATGTCAAAGAGTACGTTTCTTGATTTGCGTAGGAAGAAGCGCGACAAGAACAACCCATCAATTCTTGATTCCTTTCCTAAGGTCCAGGACAAACCAGAGCCAGCCAAACCAAAAACAGCGGGTGATAAGTTAAAAAAGTGCCCATCATGTGACGGTTCTAAAAAGATTGAGGGGCTATTTCGCTCATTTGAGTGTGCGGTCTGCGAAGGCACCGGATACGACCTGTCCGATCACGTAAACATCATTAAATACCAGCAGCAGTGTATGGATTGGGCGAAAACCCGCATCACAGCACTGCAAGTTGAACTAAGGAACGCTCGCATGACCGATGAAGAGCGAGAGCTATTGAAAGCAAGCAGTGTGAGGAAGTTTTATGAAGGCTGTAACAGAAAAGATTAACCAATTGCGCTCGCCAGAGCACCGGAGTCAAAGAGCAATGCGAATCAAACGAGCACGCTTACATTGTTATCTGTCCAAAGAAAAAATGGCTGCAGGCCTTGGTATTACTCCTGCTACGTACAGAAGAATAGAGGAAGGCGAATCAGAGCCAAAGGCCACAACGGTTGAGCTGATTGCTGAAATCACAAAGGTGCCTAGAGAGTGGTTGTTCTTCGCTGATAGCTCCAAGTTATCTCATCCTCAGAAATGCGTATTAGAAGGAGTGTTGTAGTTATGTCCAGGACAAGAGCCAAAGAAAAAGCCAAAGCAAAAACACCTAAAGCTATCGATTTGCACAAAATACTCATGCGAATGACGAACCGCGCTCTGCATAATCTTCGTGAAGATATCCAAGAAACCGACTTTACCGACAATCCCGATCTCTTTCACTTCTCAGTCCGATGTATCGCCATCGAGAGCGGGAGCGATTGGTACGATGTAATGCATGCGCTTTCTGAGAGTTCCTTACCCTGGCGAGCAAAAGATTCAGAGACTTTTATCTGGCTGAACGATTTAGAAGAGCGCTTGCTCAAATTCGCAGCTTAATTTCGCTTCCCCCCGTCTATGCGAGTAAACACCATGCAACAAACACAATCAGAGCACTATTTCACTGTAGATCTTCCGTGGGATATCCCTGCAGAGGTTCTTCCTCACGTTGATAATCTAGAAATCGACGTTATCAAACTTCAACAGCACATCATTGATGAGCAAACATTCAAACTAAACCAGCGTCAAGGCTTTGCTGATGTTGAGTTAAAAGCCAAGTACGAAGCACTTCTCAATGAGAGAACAGAAATTTTAGAGTCAAGAAGTCGTGCTTATGCCGAGACTGATTACATGCGAGACAAGCGAAATGAGTCTGATGAACTTGCTAAAACCCTGGCTGGTGAAAATGAATCACTCAAGATAAAGCTCAACTCTGTACTGTCTGAGCGTGAAAAGCTGCAGAAAGCATTGAAGCTCGCGAATGATGAGATAGAGGGCATCCCTACGCTTGTACAAAACAAGGTTAAAGCTGAATTGGCTAGACTTGGTGGCATTGTTAACAAGAAAGAGCTTGATCAGCTTAAGAGCGATCTTGAAAGAGTGAATAACGAACGGTCCCTGGCTGCAGACAAGAATAAGGCTCTGAATAAAAAGTACAGCCAGCTTGAAAAAGAGCACGCCAAACAAGGAGAGAAAGTTCAAGGGCTCACTCAACTTACAGAGTCACTAATTCGTCAGAATGAAGCTAGCGAAGCTGGTGTATTAAACGCTGATGATAACTACAAAAACTTCATCGAGCACCTGGACGAGCAATTGCATTACATCGGCATGCTTAATCAAGAAAACGAGCAAGTTAAAAACGACAACCTCTACTTAACGTTGATGAAAGAACATGACGACCTTAAGCCGGTGTTTAGTGCCGATGGCTGGAAGGCGTACATCTTGAGCCGTGTGACTGCTTTGTTTGATGGTGGTATCGAACCTGATCACTCTTACGGCCTGGCTCATGTTATGAACTCTAGGGGCGAGGGCCATATTGCTTTCGTTGACACTAACGGCCAGCTGCAGATCCCCGAATCAGTTCATGAAGCAATACGACTACCGAAAGAACATCATGATGCGTTGGTATCAGGCATTAAATCTCTTTCTGTCTCTGAAATTGAAGCTGCAGTAGCAAACAGTACTGCTAGGACTCGGAACATCGTTCGTAACGCCAGGCTGTTAGATCTCGATTGGACCAGGGCGGTAGAAGTCGTCGACATTGGCAAGCGCTTAAGCAAATTCATCAATCAAGACCAGCTGGTGAACGTCGTCAATCAATTAGAGAATGCTAAAAAGCTCATTCCTAGAAACCAAGCGGCGGTGAATCGAGTGAATAAACGCTTTGGGACCAACTTTGTGCTGGCGAACGCTGGCAAAGGTAAATCGAAAAGGAAGGGCCGGTAATGGGGAAGGGAGCACCTAGATTTGGCTTAGATTTTGTTGAGCAGCAAGTGACTAAGCGTAAGAAATGGAAAAAACGGGGCGTCAAAGCTGGCCATGGTGGCGACTTTGACATTGACGGCCCACTTAAAGAGTTAAATAGAGCAGTTAAACCGCTGGTGGAAGTCCCTGAATGTGCAGCAGCAAATACGGCACCAGCTGCCTTGTCAGTGACCACTGATTCCATGCCCGATTGGGCTTTAACCATTCTTCGCTCTGATACTGATATTGCCAGGGCGGTCGCAGTGAAAGGGACCAAGTTAGAGTCCCCGCATAAAACCAGGCTAGCTCAAGGAATTAAGGTGCCTGATTCGCTGCGTGATGGCAAATTGGCCGAGCATTGGCTCCAAGTTCGCTTGTTTTACACTATTGAGACTCAGTTTCCCAAGGCTTACCCGCATATCTTTGCAGTGCCGAACGGTGGGCATAGGGCCGCAAAAACGGCGTCTTATATGCGTTATGAAGGACAAAAGAAAGGTACCCCTGACATTGTTCTACCACTACCAAGAGGTTGTTATCACGGCATGTTCCTGGAAGTAAAAACAGATAAAGGAACAGTCAGTAAGGAGCAAAAGCAGAAACTCGAAGAGTATTCAGAGCTTGGATATTATGCGGTAGCTAGTAAGGGGTTTGAGGCTTGCATAGCCCAGATATCTAGCTATCTCAGTTTGCCCTTTTTTGATGGTAAAAGTAGAGTATAAGGAAATACCTACAAAAAGGGCTGTTTATGCTAGCCAAACATTACCGAGAAGTAGGCCGAAAACCTTTAGACCTGGACGGCCTCAACTGCACAAAATCAATCCGCAACTTCCTGT
Above is a genomic segment from Vibrio marisflavi CECT 7928 containing:
- a CDS encoding SNF2-related protein yields the protein MGINFKNDIRKAASFSELVALFERFLVLDISDTRKGKTRVKANDLAVHILKRVDGDYSKISDEERLMLRNYTGWGGIGGSTNEYYTPKWVAQATWDALSAYGFENGSVLEPAAGVGVFSETKPKGTLVTSIEMDKTSSAINQILHPDDHVINSGFEQVASDPDIEGFDLVIGNPPYGARGESAMKDSEYKSIKDADQYFVTRSIDKAKAGGLIALVLPTRIVDKKSLRKWRLSLSMKAEFLGAHRLPTGTFADTSVVTDFVIWRKHTEEAKDKIDNAGADLLKSSSVLWDTWIDGKWFDRDGKRFINGEQSVQGTGRFARKIVDRGNRSNEQIAKAISHKFDTRIAWDELDTVEPVSDKYGEGDTRIHNGKQMIMENGEWVAFPDAAKTGKVDKATYGAEHTSEVRALTGSYHSMSTLTVSQALKLSEDYSYLCEPQFKKLIREVEKVKPQYRDHAFQGIIAGKRIKTLSSMVAAGDENEDFQTEQFRKQLAEDIIDLKAKFGSRVSGIDGVDASLLSDWHSYRSSIDKNGKVSDLLKGSLRVEATRQYNNADIGDVLHFCSRELAKTSVTIEDIRAYYKSPLNDLDDDALLDQLAAMEGVAVNNDGTISAIHHATSGHITSKIKLLTDMLSATESEAVKANIQRQMDLIEKKRKTISLNKVHMKLTDKWIPRHVLLEFLHDQGYAHFQLGSFTTDEDGFEDFEVSDQGTTFTGYRWRDGKKINKEDESFERQIESYLNTGAVRGGADNAGKAVVRERIRNLDKEFSAWAATSEHADSLENDYNNKFNSWIEPEHDDTALNLEGVSGAVELMPYQNTTIRKHSADGNGILALGTGLGKTLTGLGLIAHNLQTKKASRVAIVVPKSVLENWFYESDLFFGEENLGDKVFIGLDVEKDENGKILREAELDDDGNKKLDKQGNPILRAKLKVDTNGKKIAKQLHDLTQSNARVVVMTKDVYNRIPLKDSTISENVMDMVDAGLVAKSNKYVKIATNHREAEKNAKFKAKHADDGTKKNETLPYFEDLLFDNVMVDEAHDFRNSYKGGGYGNRLAFLPNAAQADRALDMQIKNNHIKSRNDGKGVYMLTATPTVNSPVDAFNMLNQILPPDVFAKMGIVDSDDFIRLFGRTGETAVTKLSGSVETKEALLGFQNLQALRSVFGRYVTSKNIQDVASDVHIPDLDTATSYVDMSDEQKEIYEELRHRADALSNPDEPENKDIIEEHPDDTVFGLIRKMDQACTDMDLYNQVITYRFAKSKFKAVQGLLENLPQTIRVKREQRDEAGETVIDAKGKAKMETVDVPVEHDLSIKGKFAELVLTQELDGKFSALADKAKLKFTHPVSPKYAKFLENAKEVYLAGGKQLVFTEEKTQHIKIARIIADYVGCKLSEIGILNSDTVAGKKGSKATEDDESDGLEGLAKAYNSGRYKFMVLNKKGEVGINLHHGTTDIHHLTLPWTPSSLTQRNGRGARVGSKAKKVNVHYYAGKGSFDAFRISTIERKAKWISDLFNGDDDSVDNGNMDDGSETAIMLAADPEQAKARIEQAKKERERKIKQEMQRVSGINVSKYIKATIAAKADTAQLSDDIKELSVQIEKQQTEVENWKSRADGQVGNSWEAKRFREEKDKLFKLQQYRIKAQKTIEQSKSAAQTMKRLKPAIQQSIDDGTLSGYEDIFTNAANYATKNGVVVRKGFTYKAKASSSWSNDAPEDDIVITITDIDRVKSLVSGILQSKNDDVSVKGSFKKIPIEKCYELADVNQSEAELEALAAGGVPLHQIANTFDRETFFKYAAEGKFKKYGMDSSPLIKTVDGKFKTQYGMDLKDGATLVYPDPTDKTVTNAMLKQLVKSYEDIGRDQLISELHRQFFLGRDWEQQVIDAGTQASTEDVLTRVNLELSQYETSHQDDYEQALRTSAGMYFDSHPYVKAASTHIDNLKWSGYTNRKEIRKTALGVFGDYKADLREKATAHRQELMDTAFAAYTDLVSNDPSRLKRLEGIVPLIRKYKAGHAFIKALRPLYDSNDSVALIEVAADLSVLKRSDFTNGDGLALLSGHELNTILYKWESAFNYYRSDVLQEIDEILSKHSAPASEVPLTERQQAKISELNNGNIDNLESLGDKLSELNIVLKPVTEDLAWKSKRGRKTFSSAIPAYSKFALQDLNGKSGALGTCFAGRANRENKDTYKATYGADASSQFAGSWWFIDSKCDLDALYTLLNNA
- a CDS encoding VRR-NUC domain-containing protein, whose product is MGKGAPRFGLDFVEQQVTKRKKWKKRGVKAGHGGDFDIDGPLKELNRAVKPLVEVPECAAANTAPAALSVTTDSMPDWALTILRSDTDIARAVAVKGTKLESPHKTRLAQGIKVPDSLRDGKLAEHWLQVRLFYTIETQFPKAYPHIFAVPNGGHRAAKTASYMRYEGQKKGTPDIVLPLPRGCYHGMFLEVKTDKGTVSKEQKQKLEEYSELGYYAVASKGFEACIAQISSYLSLPFFDGKSRV
- a CDS encoding portal protein; this encodes MAKRSKNDKMSFGSVLKVAFPFYSPDDDKENSTTYESGAGYTGSAFHEREKYTPDANSSLVTNGRSNTDRLYMRKLPNDRFLRYDVYKEMEDDSTMSAALDVHLSNALSVPSTGGMSVYLKPKDDKFNEYVAQLNRELITPINANLMNWCYTMAVYGVNYVRPYVEKGKGITHLEANYYTLPNQIREYERSGQLCGFTSEQLKTRRNGDQVRLAEPWALIPLKMPVWRPDMDIEPINYTGETYSLYSDAHTRKPIETQNYGTSMLHTSFESWSMLRQAIASLGSSRVNAAMIDRLITANTDGLDAARAAEYINLIAEQLKKDRQEVVTKSQKTGVLPTVMNTLVPVLGGSKGGLQIETFSTDPNINHIEDIMFHLKRMAGALGVDSSLLGFGDLLSGGLGDGGFFRTSIQAALRANHIRSACVAFIKRAIDIHTIFRDGKVWHDEDAPFEIRFNSLNTAIQQEEAAAQESNVNYATTLATVLDLIENSPINKSETLKTHLYTSVLEMEPDLAKKVIGELAKKVADDKGMMESLGMDTPEDAERYVRDVVLDLLTDLRE
- a CDS encoding helix-turn-helix domain-containing protein; translation: MKAVTEKINQLRSPEHRSQRAMRIKRARLHCYLSKEKMAAGLGITPATYRRIEEGESEPKATTVELIAEITKVPREWLFFADSSKLSHPQKCVLEGVL
- a CDS encoding head processing protein, producing the protein MERKILRKVKDRFNLFNDGRKLNSNKRKYVIKAVQSMIEAAQTNELLRLGEAYGYYGHQPRQRANKLSIGETEVINIKGRPVVVENVPSNCTTSLSCSDDGIVTHEQDIFDTPTGRIIDSLIKSGVGGWSWATSGRDGSSAGGECITNNYYGMDYVLQPNYLSLDHPQMMMESTQQHDKLLESLASNGFDDDSADNIIKSFSRQTANPERIAELETETMYLEGVNASLEEEVKALKRGKDMLLEAVESLPFYLTTEQKDAISNLSSERDLKVISMMFESVGDKKLKTFEPANATVSATGEKMKHEINYSGTRRRFS